The Hippoglossus hippoglossus isolate fHipHip1 chromosome 21, fHipHip1.pri, whole genome shotgun sequence genome contains a region encoding:
- the LOC117755181 gene encoding tripartite motif-containing protein 16-like, translating to MAQQENQLDRERFCCSICLDLLKDPVTTGCGHSYCMSCINTHWDKEEERGSYSCPQCRQTFTPRPVLGKSTMLADSLEELKKTGLQAAPADHCYAGPEDVACDVCTGRKLKALKSCLVCLASYCEKHLQHHLQSAPLKKHKLVEPSEKLQENICSRHDEVMKMFCRTDQQCICYLCSVEEHKDHDTVSAAAERTERQRELGLRRQTIQQRVQDTEKDVKLLQQEEEAVNGSADKAVEDSEKIFTELIRLLEKRSSDVKQQIRSQQETEVSRVRELQERLEQEITELKRKDHELKQLSDTEDHNQFLHNYPSLSPLSESTHSSSIRIRPLRYFEDVTAAVSQVRGRLQDILSETETEILQIVSQVDVLLSQPEPETRADFLKYSQEITLDPNTVNRRLLLSEGNRKVTCMSEDQSYSNHPDRFTHWPQVLSRESLTGRCYWEVKVGGIGGVHVAVTYKNISRAGNSDKCEFGYNDKSWSLYCYVNSCNFYYNRIKTPVSGPVSSRVGVYLDHSAGVLSFYRVSDTMTLLHRVQTTFTQPLYAGVRVGYYGDTAEFCKLK from the coding sequence atggcgcagcaagaaaatcaactggacagagaaagattctgctgttcgatctgtctggatctactgaaggatccggtgactactggctgtggacacagctactgtatgagctgtattaacacccactgggacaaagaggaggagagaggaagctacagctgccctcagtgtagacagaccttcacaccgaggcctgtcctggggaaaagcaccatgttagctgattcactggaggagctgaagaagactggactccaagctgctcctgctgatcactgctatgctggacctgaagatgtggcctgtgatgtctgcactgggagaaaactgaaagctctcaagtcctgtttggtttgtttggcctcttattgtgaaaaacacctccagcatcatcttcagtcagctccattgaagaagcacaagctggtggagccctcggagaagctccaggagaacatctgctctcgtcacgatgaggtgatgaagatgttctgccgcactgatcagcagtgtatctgttatctctgctctgtggaggaacataaagaccacgacacagtgtcagctgcagcagaaaggactgagaggcagagagagctcgggctgaggagacaaacaatccagcagagagtccaggacacagagaaagacgtgaagctgcttcaacaggaggaggaggccgtcaatggctctgctgataaagcagtggaggacagtgagaagatcttcactgagctgatccgtctgctggagaaaagaagctctgatgtgaagcagcagatcagatcccagcaggaaactgaagtgagtcgagtcagagagcttcaggagagactggagcaggagatcactgagctgaagaggaaagaccatgaactgaagcagctctcagacacagaggatcacaaccagtttctacacaactacccctcactgtcaccactcagtgaatctacacactcatccagcatcaggatccgtcctctgaggtactttgaggacgtgacagcagctgtgtcacaggtcagaggtcgactacaggacattctgagtgagacagagacagagattttacagattgtgtctcaagtggatgttttactgtcacaaccagagccagagaccagagctgacttcttaaaatattcacaggaaatcacactggatccaaacacagtaaacagacgtctgttattatctgagggaaacagaaaagtaacatgtATGAGTGAAGATcagtcttattctaatcacccagacagattcactcattggcctcaggtcctgagtagagagagtctgactggacgttgttactgggaggtgaaGGTGGGGGGGATAGGAGGAGTTcatgtagcagtcacatacaagaatatcagcagagcaggaaactcaGATAAATGTGAATTTGGatacaatgataaatcttggtcattatatTGTTATGTAAACAGTTGTAACTTTTATTACAATAGGATCaagactccagtgtcaggtcctgtgtcctccagagtaggagtgtacctggatcacagtgcaggtgttctgtccttctacagagtctctgacaccatgactctcctccacagagtccagaccacattcactcagcctctctatgctggagttaggGTTGGTTATTACGGAgacacagctgagttctgtaaactcaaatag